The following DNA comes from Quercus robur chromosome 1, dhQueRobu3.1, whole genome shotgun sequence.
tgaaaaaatttgtagtcaattctttgtagtttaatttataataataccCAGACTTATTATAATAGAATATTTAGGTTTGCAGTGTTGGGATATGGAGTtagaccacccaaaaaaaatgaccatTGCCAAAGGGGTTAGAAAGGAGCAGCTCATTTGAGGAAGAAAGGGAACAGTTTAAGTACACCATGTACATTcttcaaaattctctcttttcacTTTCAGCCTCTCCTTCCCCTCCTCCTTTCTCTAAGGCATAAAAAGTTGAGAggagagtgagtgagtgagattgagagagggagagagtctTGACTGCTGCAAAGTTCAAACCCTATTCACTTAGTGTAAACCCGTTAACAGTTCTTCATATATTcctccctcttttcttttcccttgatTGCTTAATTTGtgttctaattttgttttctaataTGCAGGAGATTCTTgatttcttgaagaaaaaacaTAGCAATAAgaggatatatatataaggaCTCCATGAATTCAAACAACTGGCTTTCCTTTCCCCTCTCTCCCACTCATTCTTCCTTACCAGCACATCTACAGACAAGTCAGTCTCATCACTTTTCTCTAGGGTTGGTCAATGATACTATGGACAACCCTTTCCAAAGCCAAGGTACTTATCTCTTTcgacctcttcttcttctttctctctctctctctctctctctctctctctctctctctctctctctctcatagtttGTAAATTTGCAGAGTGGAATATGATCGATACCCATGGCAGCAGTGAAGTTCCAAAGGTTGCTGATTTTCTTGGTGTGAGCAAATCTGAAAATCAGTCAGATCTTGTTGCCTTCAATGAAATTCAAACTAACGATTCTGATTACCTATTCCAAAGCAGTAGTCTAGTGCCAGTGCAAAACACAGTAGTAGCCACCACTAGCAATTATGAATTTCAAGAAAATGCTAATAGTTTGCAGTCATTGACATTGTCCATGGGTAGTGGTAAGGGTTCCGCATGCGAAACTAGTGGTGATAATAGTACTAATACTGTTGAAACCACCCCTAGAAGGACTTTAGATACATTTGGGCAAAGAACTTCAATATATCGTGGTGTAACAAGGTTGGTATTTTTACTTGCATAATGCAATATTGTTCATTATCTTCCTTAATTATGTCACAACTTTTTATTGTATTAATTCAATTTGTATTCTGATATggatattgtgaaaatgtaggCATAGATGGACAGGAAGGTATGAAGCTCATCTTTGGGATAATAGTTGTAGAAGGGAGGGACAATCAAGGAAAGGTCGCCAAGGTAAATCTTGAAATTAATTTTCTGCCTGACCTCATTTCTATTTTGAATGTTAATTACTAACCTTTTTCCCTTCTCATGATGGTTCTCTTTTGTTTGCATCTTCTCTTGCAGTCTATTTAGGTGAGTTTGATTTTCTCTCTTCACTTCTTTCAAGCTTTCTTGTCTTTCTATAatgtatttgaaaagaaaaacatttacaAGAGTCAAgatttgttttctctttgaGCAGGTGGGTATGACAAAGAAGAGAAGGCGGCTAGGGCTTACGATCTTGCTGCATTGAAGTACTGGGGAACATCCACCACTACCAATTTTCCGGTAAGCTTTTGCTATGCCAAGATTTGGTATCTGTGTCATTAATCTGCAGCTTGAGTATCTTCTTTATGAAAGTTAATTTCACGGTCTGTTTCAGATCAGTAACTATGAGAAGGAATTGGAGGAGATGAAGCACATGACGAGACAGGAATTTGTGGCTTCTATTCGAAGGTAAGAGATTGATGCTATCAACTCTTAGGAGTAAGTTCTTACTAATTTTAGTACAATTTGGTATTAAGAATAGCCATGCAAACTATATCTAACGAGACAACCATCGATGTTCAACTTCATGTTATTTTGGTGGACATTTTAATTACAATCCTCTTCTTCATGATGAAcattgtacatatatatatatatatatatatacacacacacacacaaaaacacttGGCCACTAGAGTTTTATTTACGTACTGTGAACAACTTTTCTGtgaattttcctaacaattcTGTTGCTATCGTTGATGAACTTCAGGAAGAGTAGTGGTTTTTCTAGGGGTGCATCCATGTATCGTGGAGTAACAAGGTAATAAAGGGTCTGTTTGATAATGTTgttttagtaatattatttaagtgttgtaaaaatacgtatgagtgaaaaaatgttgtggaaatatgtggtgttgtgttttttaaacaacgaaaactgttgtttaaataacacaaccaaacatgcccaaaatctctctctcacttatttcattctaaatttctaatgaCAACATATTTATGCAGGCATCACCAACATGGAAGATGGCAAGCAAGGATTGGCAGAGTTGCTGGAAACAAAGATCTTTATTTGGGAACTTTCAGTAAGTCATTTAATCTTCATGCACGTATACATCACAAACAAGTGAACACTATACAATAGAGAATATTTAAGACATCCACGGCTAGTATCCTTTAAgtcaaatgacatttttttttatgtttgtaatAGAGACATGCAGTATTCCAATCCTCTTAAACtgtatataaaacaaaatgccATCTGCTAAAGAAACTTTTGTCACATGGATAAAGACTATATAAATTTCACTATTAATaaatcttaataaaaaatataggtACTGAGGAGGAAGCTGCAGAAGCATATGACATTGCAGCAATAAAGTTCAGAGGCCTTAATGCAGTCACAAACTTTGACATGAATCGTTATGATGTGAAGAGCATTCTTGAAAGCAACACTCTCCCAATTGGAGGAGGGGCTGCCAAAAGACTAAAGGAGGCTCAAGCCATtgaatcttcaagaaaaagagaagaaatgatAGCCCTTGGATCAAGCTTTCAATATGGTAGCTCAAGCTCTAGTAGGTTACAACCATACCCTCTATTGCAACACCAACCATTTGATCAACCCCAACCTTTACTAACCCTACAAAACCATGACATTTCACCGTACACAGCACAAGACCCTTCATTTCACCAGAGTTACATACAAACCCAGCTCCAATTGCACCAGCAATCTGCAGGTTCTTATCTTCATCAATCAAGCCAGAATAATAGTTCTCAGTTTTACAACAGTTACCTTCAGAACCACCCGGCTTTGCTTCAGGGTTTGATGAACatgggttcttcttcttctgtgaTTGAGAATAATGGAAGTTCTAGTGGGAGTTATAGTGGCGGAGGATATTTGGGAAATGGGCTTAATGCAATGGCTACGAATTCCCCCTCAGGCAATGCAGTGGGATCAGCCGCAGATGAACTTGCACTTGTGAAGGTTGATTATGATATGCCTTCTGGGGGTTATGGTAGCTGGTCTGGGGACTCTGTTCAAGGATCAAATCCTAGTGTTTTCACAATGTGGAATGACTAAGATGTGTGAAGGAAGGTGTGGAACTTAAGGGTACGGTACAATTTGGtgcactttttttttgaaaaaaaaaaatgttttaagtaATAGGAGTTGATGAGTTTCAATGCAAACCCTAATTAAGGAGggatttctattttatttagttCAAGTAATTTGAACAATTGAGGGTTTTGCAATTTACTTTACTGAAGAACTGACTCTTACCCCAGTCAAATCCGATTGTGGGCCTTCTTTTGCATTGTCACTTTTGAGGGTTGAAGTCGAAGATCCATGttaaattttggatttggataGAAGCTCGTGAATTTCTACTTAAAATCACTGTATTaacatttttatcattttaaatttaattttaccaTGCTGAAATGatctatttttagttttataagtCCTTTTTGGGAATTAACCATATGTTAGGGGCttcatttctcataaatcataattatGATCTTTT
Coding sequences within:
- the LOC126717868 gene encoding AP2-like ethylene-responsive transcription factor PLT2 isoform X1; the protein is MNSNNWLSFPLSPTHSSLPAHLQTSQSHHFSLGLVNDTMDNPFQSQEWNMIDTHGSSEVPKVADFLGVSKSENQSDLVAFNEIQTNDSDYLFQSSSLVPVQNTVVATTSNYEFQENANSLQSLTLSMGSGKGSACETSGDNSTNTVETTPRRTLDTFGQRTSIYRGVTRHRWTGRYEAHLWDNSCRREGQSRKGRQVYLGGYDKEEKAARAYDLAALKYWGTSTTTNFPISNYEKELEEMKHMTRQEFVASIRRKSSGFSRGASMYRGVTRHHQHGRWQARIGRVAGNKDLYLGTFSTEEEAAEAYDIAAIKFRGLNAVTNFDMNRYDVKSILESNTLPIGGGAAKRLKEAQAIESSRKREEMIALGSSFQYGSSSSSRLQPYPLLQHQPFDQPQPLLTLQNHDISPYTAQDPSFHQSYIQTQLQLHQQSAGSYLHQSSQNNSSQFYNSYLQNHPALLQGLMNMGSSSSVIENNGSSSGSYSGGGYLGNGLNAMATNSPSGNAVGSAADELALVKVDYDMPSGGYGSWSGDSVQGSNPSVFTMWND